Proteins encoded by one window of Ruminococcaceae bacterium R-25:
- a CDS encoding Hpr(Ser) kinase/phosphatase produces MPFSSVFLSEIVKAYNLEVVYDSGDIESRRICVADVTRPGLQLAGYYDHFGPDRIQMIGNMEHAYLDNLSPEERAKSVSALFEKNIPALIVTRDHKVHKEILDAARKYQTPVLRTSQATSDFSSELVKYLKMELAPRVSMHGVLVEVNGEGILILGESGVGKSETALEIVKRGHRLIADDQIEIRKVSETTLLGRAPDVIKHLIEIRGIGILDVKELYGVSAVKQQENIDFVINLELWDEKKTYDRLGLTEETYDILGIQVPSVTIPVGPGRNLAIIVEAAAINYRVKKMGYNAAQDLVSRVFPGKSLDG; encoded by the coding sequence TATCAGAGATCGTAAAAGCCTATAACCTTGAGGTCGTTTACGATTCAGGAGATATCGAATCCAGGAGGATCTGCGTAGCCGACGTCACGAGACCCGGCTTGCAGCTCGCCGGATATTACGATCATTTTGGTCCCGACAGAATCCAGATGATCGGTAACATGGAACATGCATACTTGGATAATCTCTCTCCCGAAGAGAGGGCTAAGTCTGTTTCTGCTCTTTTCGAAAAGAATATCCCTGCGCTTATCGTTACCCGTGACCATAAGGTCCACAAGGAGATCCTTGATGCTGCAAGAAAGTATCAGACTCCGGTATTAAGAACTTCACAGGCCACATCAGATTTCTCTTCAGAACTTGTTAAATATCTCAAGATGGAATTAGCTCCCCGTGTTTCCATGCACGGCGTTCTTGTCGAGGTTAACGGTGAAGGTATCCTGATCTTAGGCGAATCCGGTGTAGGTAAATCAGAAACTGCATTGGAGATCGTAAAAAGAGGTCATAGACTTATTGCCGATGACCAGATCGAGATAAGAAAAGTATCTGAGACTACGCTCCTTGGAAGAGCTCCGGATGTTATCAAGCACCTTATCGAGATCCGCGGCATCGGTATCCTGGACGTTAAGGAACTCTACGGTGTATCCGCTGTAAAGCAGCAGGAAAATATCGACTTCGTAATCAACCTTGAACTTTGGGATGAGAAGAAGACATACGACAGATTAGGTCTTACAGAAGAGACCTACGATATCCTCGGAATCCAGGTTCCTTCAGTTACTATCCCTGTAGGACCCGGACGTAACCTCGCGATCATCGTTGAGGCTGCAGCTATCAACTACAGAGTCAAGAAGATGGGTTATAACGCTGCTCAGGATCTTGTATCCAGAGTATTCCCCGGAAAGTCTCTGGATGGCTGA
- a CDS encoding UDP-N-acetylmuramate dehydrogenase yields the protein MADITILENVPLAGYSTFRCGGPAKFFAEPATGDEVARLFRLAGEVNWDVFVLGNGSNCLISDEGFDGLVIRIGKNMSELSSEESEDGRVKITAGAGLSYARFGNYCTELSLTGAEFACGIPGSCGGAVFMNAGAYGGETKDFITKVTYWDGQAIRTIDGSECDFGYRTSLFEKLNSEGKTAVILGFEAILSKGDKDEITAKVDDLRSRRTASQPLDVPSAGSTFKRPEGYFAARLIEDAGLKGFALDDSGAQVSPKHAGFIVNNGGTAKASDIIRLIDYVVEKVFENSGVRLEKEVRLVGNFGG from the coding sequence ATGGCTGATATCACAATATTGGAAAACGTCCCGCTTGCGGGATACTCAACATTCAGATGCGGCGGCCCGGCAAAGTTTTTCGCTGAGCCGGCGACAGGTGATGAAGTAGCACGTTTATTCAGACTGGCAGGAGAGGTGAACTGGGACGTATTCGTTCTTGGCAACGGTTCCAACTGCCTTATCTCCGACGAAGGTTTTGACGGTCTCGTTATAAGGATCGGCAAAAACATGAGCGAATTATCTTCCGAAGAATCAGAAGACGGCAGGGTAAAGATAACTGCAGGCGCAGGTCTTTCTTATGCAAGATTCGGAAACTACTGTACGGAATTGTCACTTACGGGTGCCGAGTTTGCATGCGGTATCCCGGGTTCATGCGGCGGCGCTGTATTCATGAATGCCGGAGCCTACGGCGGAGAGACAAAAGATTTCATAACAAAAGTAACTTATTGGGATGGGCAGGCCATCCGGACTATAGACGGCAGTGAATGTGATTTCGGCTACAGAACGAGTCTTTTCGAAAAGCTGAATTCCGAAGGAAAGACTGCCGTTATCTTAGGCTTTGAAGCGATCCTTTCAAAAGGCGATAAGGATGAGATAACCGCAAAGGTCGATGACTTAAGGAGCAGAAGGACAGCGAGCCAGCCTCTGGATGTTCCTTCCGCAGGTTCCACATTTAAGAGACCTGAAGGGTATTTTGCGGCCAGACTCATCGAAGATGCAGGTCTTAAGGGCTTTGCATTGGATGATTCCGGAGCACAGGTATCACCCAAACATGCCGGTTTTATAGTAAATAACGGAGGCACAGCAAAGGCTTCCGATATCATTAGACTTATAGATTATGTGGTGGAAAAAGTATTCGAAAACTCAGGCGTGAGGCTTGAGAAAGAAGTAAGACTGGTTGGTAACTTCGGAGGCTAG
- a CDS encoding UPF0042 nucleotide-binding protein: MELLFLTGMSGAGKSAAVRYLEDCGYFCMDNVPPYVLPDLVKSFFRGRNGEGFSTPKLAFVVDIRSQEYLDGFDEALALIDEEVGCPYKVIFLEASDQVLISRYQQTRRKHPLAGKKGSLTLALSEERKMLEDIRAIATVVIDTSLLSDAELCKAIGDIIKSSDTQSILVVVESFGFKYGLPVDCDYVFDVRFLPNPFYLPQLRNYTGKDEQIANYLDGFSETAEFNYMTSELLRFVIPYYEKEGKGSVHIGIGCTGGRHRSVYCTETIAKMLGERGIKCIISHRDIDKEPHRYTKKADEL, encoded by the coding sequence ATGGAACTGTTATTTCTTACCGGAATGAGCGGCGCAGGTAAGAGTGCCGCGGTAAGGTATTTGGAAGACTGCGGATATTTCTGTATGGATAATGTTCCGCCTTATGTTTTGCCTGACCTTGTAAAGAGCTTTTTCAGGGGCAGGAACGGCGAGGGTTTCTCGACACCGAAACTCGCATTTGTTGTCGACATCAGATCACAGGAATACCTGGACGGATTTGATGAGGCTTTAGCGCTTATCGATGAAGAAGTAGGATGCCCTTATAAGGTTATATTCCTTGAAGCTTCAGACCAGGTACTCATCAGCAGATACCAGCAGACGAGAAGAAAACATCCTTTGGCAGGCAAGAAGGGATCTCTCACACTTGCTCTTTCCGAAGAAAGAAAGATGCTCGAAGATATTAGAGCGATCGCAACTGTTGTCATTGACACATCGCTCCTGTCAGATGCCGAGCTCTGCAAAGCAATAGGCGACATTATCAAGAGCTCAGATACACAGAGCATCCTTGTTGTGGTCGAATCATTCGGATTTAAATACGGACTTCCTGTCGACTGCGACTATGTATTTGATGTAAGATTCCTTCCCAACCCGTTCTATCTGCCTCAACTCAGAAATTACACAGGTAAAGACGAGCAGATAGCCAATTACCTTGACGGTTTTTCTGAGACCGCCGAGTTCAACTACATGACATCCGAGCTCTTAAGATTCGTAATTCCTTACTATGAAAAGGAAGGAAAGGGCAGCGTTCATATCGGAATCGGCTGCACTGGCGGAAGACACAGATCCGTATACTGCACGGAGACGATCGCGAAGATGTTAGGTGAACGTGGCATCAAGTGCATAATCTCACACAGAGACATCGATAAAGAACCGCACAGATATACCAAGAAGGCGGATGAACTCTGA
- a CDS encoding DNA-binding protein WhiA: MEDSFSVKVKLETATKAVKKPIQRQTALCGLFLSQSSVKGSAKIIRIPERLAELTVQLFEAEHIECTYSKGKIILKDIYTSNLWERCEELLSGFANGDLSVEDARRFLRGAFWGCGYCSDPNNGYRIEFVVHELENATLISAALDVLKIKHIRTQRKGSYALYFKNGDDVSDFLSYIGSPSAMMEFENVRAQKDVNSQVTRAVNCDEGNTKRQAEAAAQRNELITKVMESGLAGKLPPELREAAKAHMENPGASLAELGAMMDPPIGKSGMRHRLDKIAEFANSL, encoded by the coding sequence ATGGAAGACAGTTTTTCTGTCAAAGTTAAGCTCGAGACGGCGACCAAGGCCGTTAAAAAGCCTATTCAGAGGCAGACTGCTTTGTGCGGTCTGTTCTTAAGCCAGAGCAGCGTTAAGGGTTCGGCAAAGATAATAAGGATCCCTGAAAGGCTCGCCGAACTGACTGTGCAGTTATTTGAGGCTGAGCATATTGAGTGCACTTATTCAAAAGGTAAGATTATTTTAAAAGATATATATACTTCTAATCTGTGGGAGCGATGTGAGGAACTCCTGTCGGGTTTTGCAAACGGCGACCTGTCGGTAGAAGATGCAAGAAGATTCTTAAGAGGCGCTTTCTGGGGTTGCGGCTATTGTTCTGACCCCAATAACGGCTACAGAATAGAATTTGTTGTTCACGAGCTTGAAAATGCCACGCTTATATCAGCGGCTTTGGATGTCCTTAAGATAAAGCATATCAGGACGCAGAGAAAAGGCTCATATGCTTTATATTTTAAAAACGGCGACGATGTTTCTGACTTCTTAAGCTATATAGGAAGTCCTTCGGCGATGATGGAATTTGAAAATGTCAGAGCGCAGAAGGACGTCAACAGCCAGGTAACGAGAGCAGTCAACTGCGATGAGGGCAATACCAAAAGGCAGGCAGAAGCAGCTGCCCAGAGAAACGAACTTATTACCAAAGTAATGGAATCAGGCTTGGCGGGTAAGCTCCCGCCTGAGCTCCGTGAGGCTGCAAAAGCCCATATGGAAAACCCCGGTGCATCTCTTGCAGAACTCGGTGCCATGATGGACCCTCCAATCGGAAAATCGGGCATGAGACACCGTCTTGATAAGATCGCGGAATTCGCAAACAGCCTCTGA
- a CDS encoding outer membrane protein assembly factor BamB, producing MQRGDQYIEPDNSYYRPSRDPNEGTMTLVVVITLLFVCLTGVLAAVYFKKITTKETLANIDTTDQSGYISIASPTPTPIPPIEPYQNPILYPGLANVNINKDLAIDPNANPAARGITQTVMMNRQFVEGDYVRQKPIFMTDPVFYGSIPGILTYRGNNFRNCASFGYTNIYRGALTQRWEFNGIGKKLASTQNFEWSGVRWTGQPLVAEWPLEIRAQMNLNDTAKHQQVLREVIIAALDGKIYFFNILNGEKTREPINVGASIKGTPALDPRGYPIIYVGQTDNNGGTNFGLYAYSLLDGSLLFMYDGSDDGAYRSNWNAFDSSPIIDGATDTLIWPCENGYIYTFDLNTQYTYGGATISMSPVVTGYKYMFNDNVSSRMGVESSIAVYGNYGYFVDNTMNLCCLDLNTFKMVWTVVLGDDSDITPLINEENGIPYVYVGTEVDNQGGKGEYCGAAYIYKINGLTGKVEWQTSESCHTFNGESSDNDQSGGCFGNPVMGKGKISNLVIFSFSMTSGLASGNKLVAYDKDLGTKVWEYNMNIYSYSSPVDFYDSEGHAYIIICDSIGQIHMINAEDGKRITYIQTKKNVGLESQTSSGVSIEASPIVYEGMLVVGTTSGSIFGIAVE from the coding sequence ATGCAGCGCGGTGACCAATACATCGAGCCTGATAATAGTTATTACAGACCGTCGAGGGATCCTAATGAAGGTACCATGACTCTTGTAGTCGTGATCACTCTTTTGTTTGTCTGCCTGACGGGTGTTCTTGCTGCAGTCTACTTTAAAAAGATCACTACTAAAGAGACTCTCGCAAATATCGATACAACGGACCAGTCCGGTTATATTTCGATAGCATCTCCTACGCCTACTCCGATTCCGCCTATAGAGCCCTATCAGAATCCGATCCTTTATCCCGGTCTTGCAAACGTTAACATCAACAAAGACCTCGCTATAGATCCTAATGCCAATCCTGCTGCAAGAGGCATCACTCAGACCGTAATGATGAACAGGCAGTTCGTTGAAGGCGATTATGTCAGGCAGAAGCCTATCTTCATGACAGACCCTGTATTCTACGGATCCATTCCCGGAATCCTCACATACAGAGGAAACAATTTCAGAAATTGCGCTTCTTTCGGTTACACGAATATCTACAGAGGTGCTCTGACACAGAGATGGGAATTCAACGGGATTGGCAAGAAATTAGCTTCCACACAGAACTTTGAATGGTCCGGCGTAAGGTGGACAGGTCAGCCCCTGGTTGCCGAGTGGCCTTTGGAGATCCGTGCACAGATGAATCTCAACGATACTGCAAAGCATCAGCAGGTATTAAGGGAAGTCATCATTGCGGCATTAGATGGTAAGATCTACTTCTTCAACATCTTAAACGGTGAGAAGACAAGAGAGCCTATTAATGTCGGCGCATCCATCAAGGGAACACCTGCTCTTGACCCTCGTGGCTATCCTATCATCTATGTAGGACAGACGGATAACAACGGCGGAACCAATTTCGGCCTTTATGCTTATTCATTGCTCGACGGTTCTCTGCTCTTCATGTATGACGGTTCTGATGACGGCGCATACAGAAGCAACTGGAATGCTTTCGACTCATCACCTATCATCGACGGCGCTACAGATACTCTTATCTGGCCATGCGAGAACGGTTATATCTACACATTTGACCTTAATACCCAGTACACATACGGTGGTGCTACTATCTCCATGTCACCTGTTGTTACCGGTTATAAGTACATGTTCAACGACAATGTAAGCTCGAGAATGGGCGTTGAGAGCTCGATCGCAGTTTACGGCAATTACGGATACTTTGTAGACAACACGATGAACCTGTGCTGCCTTGACCTCAATACTTTCAAGATGGTATGGACTGTTGTTCTGGGCGATGACTCGGATATCACACCTCTTATAAATGAGGAGAACGGTATCCCTTATGTCTATGTCGGAACCGAAGTCGATAACCAGGGCGGCAAGGGTGAGTACTGCGGCGCAGCATATATCTACAAGATCAACGGCCTTACAGGTAAGGTCGAATGGCAGACGTCCGAATCATGCCACACATTTAACGGCGAATCTTCTGACAATGACCAGAGCGGCGGATGCTTCGGCAACCCTGTAATGGGCAAAGGAAAGATCTCAAACCTTGTAATATTCTCATTTAGTATGACAAGCGGCCTTGCAAGCGGCAATAAACTTGTTGCATATGACAAGGATTTAGGTACCAAGGTTTGGGAATATAATATGAACATCTATTCGTACAGCTCACCTGTTGATTTCTACGATTCAGAGGGGCATGCATACATCATCATCTGCGATTCGATCGGACAGATCCATATGATCAACGCAGAAGACGGAAAGAGAATTACGTACATACAGACCAAGAAGAACGTCGGACTTGAGAGCCAGACTTCTTCAGGTGTAAGTATTGAAGCTTCTCCGATCGTATACGAAGGTATGCTTGTTGTAGGAACAACATCCGGAAGCATTTTCGGAATAGCGGTTGAGTAA
- a CDS encoding uridine kinase, whose protein sequence is MAELRDRIDITVEELEESLGAVRLPRFIAESEQNFVGRIDSICDEICSDQNKRAIFVSGPTSSGKTTFTLRLSNTINSRGRKAVHLSLDDYYNITELRFDKEGRPDFETIDALDVDRIQRDIKALLNGETVIPPFFDFNIRQQMEGDPSNAICLGDDGVLVVEGLHGLSPRISGECPAEKCSKVFIMPYGNVYCDSKLMDSNEIRLLRRIIRDYRHRSAHALATIDYWPMIQKSEEQYYEEYLTCADYHVNSFLAYESLIVAPMAMGDISEALDKALKGSIEPSVFMEKSPSGKPFADLSTALVKANKLMGHLGKIPVISPEQVPAESILNEFIGS, encoded by the coding sequence ATGGCAGAGCTTAGAGACAGAATAGACATAACAGTTGAAGAGCTCGAGGAATCCCTCGGTGCCGTCAGACTTCCCCGCTTCATTGCTGAATCCGAGCAGAATTTTGTCGGAAGGATAGATTCCATCTGCGATGAGATATGCTCTGACCAAAATAAGAGGGCTATATTCGTATCAGGCCCTACCTCTTCGGGTAAGACGACTTTCACGTTAAGGCTCTCAAATACGATCAACAGCAGGGGCAGAAAAGCTGTTCACTTATCCCTTGACGATTATTACAACATCACTGAGCTCAGGTTCGATAAGGAGGGCAGACCCGATTTTGAGACCATAGACGCGTTGGATGTTGACAGGATCCAGAGAGATATCAAGGCTCTTCTTAACGGAGAGACGGTTATTCCGCCTTTCTTTGATTTCAACATCAGACAGCAGATGGAAGGCGATCCTTCGAATGCCATCTGTTTAGGTGATGACGGCGTTCTCGTCGTTGAAGGCCTCCACGGTTTATCACCCAGGATCTCAGGCGAATGCCCTGCGGAGAAGTGCTCGAAAGTATTCATCATGCCTTACGGCAATGTTTACTGCGACTCAAAGCTCATGGACAGCAATGAGATAAGGCTCCTTCGAAGAATAATCAGGGATTACCGCCACAGAAGTGCACATGCGCTCGCAACGATCGATTACTGGCCGATGATCCAGAAGTCAGAAGAGCAGTATTACGAAGAATACCTTACATGCGCCGACTATCACGTCAATTCGTTCCTGGCATACGAGAGCCTCATAGTAGCTCCGATGGCAATGGGAGATATCAGCGAAGCGTTGGATAAGGCCCTCAAGGGTTCGATCGAACCTTCGGTATTCATGGAGAAGTCACCTTCAGGGAAACCTTTTGCTGACCTCTCAACAGCACTTGTTAAGGCAAATAAACTTATGGGACATCTGGGAAAGATCCCGGTCATAAGTCCCGAGCAGGTTCCCGCTGAATCCATATTGAACGAATTCATCGGATCCTGA
- a CDS encoding homoserine O-succinyltransferase, which translates to MPIRIADNLPARHILEQERIFVMEENRALSQDIRPIRILILNLMPDKSTTETQLLRALSNSPIQVDVELLFTKTHQSKNTPEEYLLKFYKTFSDVKDEFFDGMIITGAPVEKLPFEEVDYWPELVEIMEWSKTHVYSTLHLCWGAFAGLYYHYGIPKIVLDKKVFGVFEHSMTWSRPVKLFRGFDDIFYVPHSRYTEVRREDVEKRSDLRILSESEECGIYAISDLHGRQFFITGHSEYDRDTLDREYRRDMAAGLGDVDVPKNYYIDDDPSKGPLLRWRSSATLMYTNWLNYYVYQETPFDISSIKSIRNEDLEPNRDLEKNG; encoded by the coding sequence ATGCCTATCAGAATAGCAGACAATCTTCCGGCAAGGCACATCCTTGAACAGGAAAGAATTTTCGTTATGGAGGAAAACAGGGCCCTGTCCCAGGATATCCGTCCTATCAGGATCCTTATCCTCAATCTCATGCCCGACAAATCCACGACAGAGACACAGCTCTTAAGGGCTCTGTCGAATTCCCCCATCCAGGTGGATGTCGAGCTCTTATTTACCAAGACACACCAGTCGAAAAATACTCCCGAAGAGTATCTGTTAAAGTTCTATAAGACTTTCTCTGATGTAAAAGACGAGTTCTTCGACGGCATGATAATAACAGGCGCTCCTGTTGAAAAGCTGCCTTTTGAAGAGGTCGATTACTGGCCTGAATTAGTTGAGATCATGGAATGGAGCAAGACCCATGTCTATTCGACCCTGCATCTCTGCTGGGGCGCTTTTGCAGGGCTTTATTACCATTACGGTATCCCTAAGATCGTTCTGGATAAAAAAGTCTTCGGTGTTTTCGAGCACTCAATGACATGGTCAAGGCCCGTAAAGCTCTTCAGAGGCTTTGACGATATCTTCTATGTTCCTCATTCACGCTACACCGAAGTAAGAAGGGAAGACGTCGAAAAGAGGTCAGACTTAAGGATCCTTTCCGAATCCGAAGAGTGCGGTATCTATGCGATATCAGACCTTCACGGCAGACAGTTCTTCATCACGGGACACTCCGAGTACGACAGGGACACACTGGACAGGGAATACAGAAGAGATATGGCAGCAGGCTTAGGCGACGTCGATGTTCCAAAGAATTACTATATCGATGACGATCCTTCCAAAGGTCCTCTTCTCAGATGGAGATCTTCTGCGACATTAATGTATACAAACTGGCTCAACTATTACGTATATCAGGAGACTCCTTTTGATATCAGCTCGATCAAGAGCATTAGAAATGAAGATCTGGAGCCTAACAGAGACTTGGAGAAAAATGGCTGA
- a CDS encoding NAD(P)H-hydrate epimerase → MAEAVNLTKELISGFEPQRPEDGHKNTFGTALICAGSEYMSGAAVMATGAALRTGAGLVRVFSEDKTLDAVRIAEPCALLSLRPDETADLLRKAKELCKSSSAVLIGSGIPEDQMDLEFLICRFLENADNVVLDAGALMSKPDAWGRIAECLKARKVPAVLTPHIGEFARLIRLSKSEVIEKAEDLALGFAKDTNSVVVLKSARTLIATPDGKLYVNDAPNSGLAKGGSGDVLAGLLTGFLAQGMEPYKAACSAVYIHSKAGEAAANEVGTRAMLPADLIVYLPGAYMDAGWGHE, encoded by the coding sequence ATGGCTGAAGCAGTTAACCTTACAAAAGAATTGATCTCGGGATTTGAACCCCAAAGACCTGAAGACGGACATAAGAACACGTTCGGAACCGCGCTTATCTGCGCAGGGTCGGAATATATGTCCGGTGCTGCCGTAATGGCTACGGGTGCCGCTTTAAGAACAGGCGCGGGCCTTGTCAGGGTCTTCTCCGAAGATAAGACGCTTGATGCGGTAAGAATCGCAGAGCCCTGCGCGCTCCTCTCGTTAAGGCCTGATGAGACGGCTGACCTTTTAAGAAAGGCAAAAGAGCTCTGCAAGAGTTCTTCTGCCGTCCTTATCGGCTCCGGAATTCCTGAGGATCAGATGGATCTTGAATTCCTTATCTGCCGTTTTCTCGAAAACGCTGATAACGTAGTCCTCGATGCAGGAGCCCTTATGTCAAAGCCCGATGCATGGGGAAGGATCGCAGAATGCCTTAAGGCTAGGAAAGTTCCTGCAGTATTAACTCCACACATTGGAGAGTTCGCAAGGCTCATCAGGCTCTCCAAGTCCGAAGTTATCGAAAAGGCTGAGGACCTCGCTTTGGGATTTGCAAAGGATACAAACTCTGTGGTCGTTCTTAAGAGCGCCAGGACGCTTATAGCAACACCTGACGGAAAGCTCTATGTCAACGATGCTCCAAACAGCGGACTTGCAAAGGGAGGCTCGGGTGATGTGCTGGCGGGACTTCTTACGGGATTCCTTGCACAGGGAATGGAGCCTTACAAGGCAGCATGCTCTGCTGTTTATATTCACTCGAAGGCGGGGGAAGCGGCAGCAAATGAAGTCGGAACCAGAGCAATGCTCCCGGCAGATCTTATAGTTTATTTGCCCGGCGCTTATATGGATGCCGGATGGGGGCATGAGTGA
- a CDS encoding alanine racemase, translated as MTENSLGFSNYDRSCVEIDLDALKHNFEEIKKATAPGTGILAVVKADAYGHGAIEIAKTLIDSGAAGLCLATIDEAVELRKHGIEVPMLTLGFTDPVRFKDAVKYDVEQSVYSYEIAKALSDEALAQGKTCKIHIKLDTGMGRIGFKTDGSETEEIVKACTLPGIEPYGVFSHFAVADTDDDKYTKEQFDRFMNQIGELEAKGIRFTKRHICNSAGILRFPEMHLDLVRAGIILYGLMPPGCPEPVTKVDLKPVMNWYAKVIHVKTIPVGATVSYGRHFTAERPTEVTTVGIGYADGLSRRLSNGFELVIGGKKCPIIGNICMDMCMVDTTDLDVRPRVGDKVTVFGSARSADELADALGTINYEITCDVGKRVRRLYVGG; from the coding sequence ATGACTGAGAATTCTTTAGGCTTTAGCAATTACGACCGTTCATGCGTTGAGATCGATCTCGATGCATTGAAGCATAATTTCGAAGAGATCAAAAAGGCAACGGCTCCCGGCACGGGCATTTTGGCTGTCGTAAAGGCAGATGCTTACGGACACGGCGCGATCGAGATCGCGAAGACCCTTATCGATTCGGGTGCTGCCGGACTTTGCCTTGCTACTATCGATGAAGCAGTCGAGCTTAGAAAGCACGGCATTGAAGTTCCCATGTTGACTTTAGGATTTACCGATCCTGTCAGATTCAAGGATGCGGTAAAGTATGATGTCGAGCAGTCCGTTTATTCTTATGAGATCGCCAAGGCATTGTCCGATGAGGCTTTAGCCCAGGGAAAGACATGCAAGATACATATCAAACTCGATACAGGCATGGGAAGGATCGGATTTAAGACTGACGGCTCCGAGACTGAAGAGATCGTTAAGGCCTGCACTCTGCCTGGTATTGAGCCTTATGGTGTTTTTTCGCATTTTGCAGTAGCAGATACTGATGATGACAAATATACAAAAGAGCAGTTCGACCGTTTCATGAATCAGATCGGCGAGCTCGAAGCAAAGGGGATCCGCTTTACAAAGAGACATATCTGCAACAGTGCAGGCATATTGAGATTCCCCGAGATGCACCTTGACCTTGTAAGGGCAGGCATCATCTTATATGGCCTTATGCCGCCCGGATGCCCTGAGCCTGTGACCAAGGTGGACTTAAAGCCTGTCATGAACTGGTATGCAAAGGTCATTCACGTTAAGACGATCCCTGTCGGTGCTACCGTAAGCTATGGCAGACACTTTACTGCCGAAAGACCTACCGAGGTCACTACTGTAGGCATCGGATATGCAGACGGCCTTTCGAGGAGACTTTCCAATGGCTTTGAGCTGGTAATCGGCGGAAAGAAGTGCCCCATTATCGGCAATATCTGCATGGATATGTGCATGGTGGATACGACTGATCTCGATGTAAGACCCCGGGTAGGCGATAAGGTTACGGTTTTCGGAAGTGCAAGATCTGCTGACGAACTTGCCGATGCATTGGGTACGATCAACTACGAGATTACCTGCGACGTTGGCAAAAGAGTCAGAAGACTCTATGTCGGAGGCTGA
- a CDS encoding protein translocase subunit secY/sec61 alpha — protein sequence MEDTLRESLKTPEIKKKILFSFLIVSILCLLTIIPIPGLSHSAATAKIDDWGSVGTVIDILSCGALSNASIVSLGIFPFLVASIIMQIVTLAVPKLRNLAQMGGEGTKLITKYTRIASLIGAGVFAALYCLGMKDTVVNNINFWVAIVLCGVTVAIGAAFCGWCVELLNTKGIGDGMTIIILAGIIHNIPHDLLMPYFEAYEFGIGWALLYMIMGILLAIGALILAILFNLGEKKLRIIFSKRTVGMKQYGMQNQVLPLKVTQAGITPVIYALTVCMFVPSILTMIAPGSDNVWFAGARNFPTSVMFIPFYVIFLVFFAYVFALMQFNPYDLSKQIKENAGYIQGLKPGKATSQYLMAVYSNLNSADCAYLILVCIIPIILSFIPGLSHIAFSGIGLVLLAGGFIEMKTLLDNLLKAEEDKLKQAGKDKKRSKNYNKK from the coding sequence ATGGAAGATACATTGCGTGAAAGCCTTAAGACACCGGAGATAAAGAAGAAGATACTCTTTTCCTTCCTTATCGTCTCGATCCTCTGCCTTCTCACGATCATCCCGATCCCGGGTCTCAGTCACTCTGCTGCTACAGCAAAGATTGACGATTGGGGCAGCGTCGGAACCGTAATCGACATCTTATCCTGCGGAGCACTTTCAAATGCTTCTATCGTAAGCCTTGGCATTTTCCCGTTCCTCGTAGCTTCCATCATCATGCAGATCGTAACTTTGGCAGTTCCGAAGCTCAGAAATCTCGCTCAGATGGGCGGTGAGGGAACAAAACTCATCACAAAATATACAAGGATCGCATCCCTTATCGGTGCAGGCGTTTTCGCTGCCCTTTACTGCCTCGGCATGAAGGATACAGTCGTAAACAACATCAATTTCTGGGTAGCGATCGTTCTTTGCGGAGTAACAGTTGCTATCGGCGCAGCTTTCTGCGGCTGGTGCGTTGAACTCCTTAACACCAAGGGAATCGGCGACGGAATGACGATCATCATTCTTGCCGGCATCATCCATAACATTCCCCACGATCTCCTGATGCCTTACTTCGAAGCATATGAATTCGGTATCGGCTGGGCACTTCTTTACATGATCATGGGAATCCTTTTGGCAATCGGCGCGCTCATTCTCGCAATCCTCTTTAACCTTGGCGAAAAGAAACTCAGGATCATCTTCTCAAAGAGAACTGTAGGAATGAAGCAGTACGGCATGCAGAACCAGGTTCTTCCCCTCAAGGTCACACAGGCCGGAATCACACCTGTTATCTATGCACTCACAGTCTGCATGTTTGTTCCTTCGATCCTCACAATGATCGCACCCGGATCTGACAATGTATGGTTTGCAGGCGCAAGAAATTTCCCTACAAGCGTAATGTTCATTCCTTTCTACGTTATCTTCCTGGTTTTCTTCGCTTATGTTTTCGCATTGATGCAGTTCAATCCTTACGATCTCTCTAAGCAGATCAAGGAGAACGCAGGTTATATCCAGGGCTTAAAACCCGGCAAGGCAACATCCCAGTACCTTATGGCTGTTTACAGCAACCTCAACAGTGCTGACTGTGCTTACCTTATCCTCGTCTGCATCATTCCTATCATCCTGAGTTTTATTCCCGGACTTTCACACATTGCATTCTCCGGTATCGGTCTTGTTCTTTTAGCAGGCGGTTTCATCGAAATGAAGACTCTCCTCGATAATCTCCTCAAGGCTGAAGAAGACAAGCTCAAGCAGGCAGGCAAAGATAAGAAGCGCAGCAAGAATTACAACAAAAAGTAA